A single region of the Chitinophaga niabensis genome encodes:
- a CDS encoding LytR/AlgR family response regulator transcription factor yields MIRAVIIDDERNSRDIISLMLGKYCPQIEAVGTAANCREGIEQIRNHKPQLVFLDLEMPDGTGFDVLAGAYDASFEAIFVTAFEKRFLHTIRLSEVELILKPIDKESLLQAVGTVIKRIENKNPHPRYEVLLANFNKSAGEVRQMVIPCSQGKEVTLSVDEVSYFEGFSEKTVFYLEDGRVLNSPRSFRYYTELFTNMRFYQINNHQMVQVSHLQKVDPDDTKIVLRNKVVLEVTDRRRKELLVIWKSR; encoded by the coding sequence ATGATCCGCGCTGTAATAATAGACGACGAAAGGAATAGCAGGGATATTATCTCCCTCATGCTGGGCAAGTATTGTCCACAGATAGAAGCTGTGGGCACAGCGGCCAACTGCCGCGAAGGCATTGAACAGATCAGGAACCACAAACCCCAGCTGGTTTTCCTTGACCTGGAAATGCCCGACGGCACAGGATTCGACGTACTTGCCGGAGCCTACGATGCTTCCTTTGAGGCTATCTTTGTTACCGCTTTTGAAAAACGTTTCCTGCACACCATCCGCCTAAGCGAAGTAGAACTGATCTTAAAACCCATCGATAAAGAAAGTCTGCTACAGGCAGTGGGCACTGTTATCAAACGTATCGAAAACAAAAATCCGCATCCCCGCTACGAAGTGCTGCTGGCCAATTTCAACAAATCAGCCGGCGAAGTGCGTCAGATGGTGATCCCCTGCTCCCAGGGAAAAGAGGTTACCCTTTCTGTGGATGAGGTGAGTTACTTTGAAGGCTTCAGCGAAAAAACCGTGTTCTACCTGGAGGATGGCCGCGTACTCAATTCCCCCCGATCTTTCCGCTACTATACTGAGCTGTTCACCAATATGCGTTTCTACCAGATCAATAACCACCAGATGGTACAGGTATCTCATCTGCAGAAAGTAGACCCGGATGATACTAAGATCGTGCTGCGGAATAAAGTGGTATTGGAAGTAACAGACCGCCGGAGGAAAGAACTGCTCGTTATCTGGAAGAGCCGCTGA
- a CDS encoding tryptophan 2,3-dioxygenase produces MTKTDVHYGDYLQLEKILNAQELESDKQQLHAHDEMLFIIIHQAYELWFKQLLFEVDSVAAIMQKPVNDNSPELQTVVHRTSRMITILKLLVHQIDIMETMTPMDFLDFRDMLRPASGFQSWQFKALEARLGLKYQHRFGQEYYISQLKQAQIDLIKQAENQQSIIDLLNQWLERMPFFEEAHNWTNYKPVSDISNPTEHIFWEDYQQIYINSLAAAEQSNRDQFNTIFTKDTPEAVRQLSPRACRAALFIMLYRGYPILQLPFQLLNSLLEIDEQLSTWRYRHMSMVHRMIGSRIGTGGSTGRDYLKGALDKHYIFADIARLTSFLIERRKLPALSTEMEKRLGFK; encoded by the coding sequence ATGACAAAAACGGATGTGCATTACGGCGATTATTTGCAATTAGAAAAAATACTGAATGCCCAGGAACTGGAAAGCGATAAACAACAACTCCACGCACATGATGAGATGTTGTTCATCATCATTCACCAGGCCTATGAACTATGGTTTAAACAATTGCTTTTTGAAGTGGATTCAGTAGCGGCGATCATGCAAAAACCGGTGAACGATAACTCCCCGGAGCTGCAAACCGTTGTTCACAGAACATCCCGCATGATTACCATTCTCAAGCTATTGGTACACCAGATCGATATCATGGAAACCATGACGCCCATGGACTTCCTCGATTTCCGTGACATGCTCCGCCCGGCCTCCGGTTTTCAAAGCTGGCAGTTTAAAGCACTGGAAGCCAGGCTGGGACTGAAATACCAGCATCGCTTCGGGCAGGAATATTACATTTCTCAATTAAAACAGGCACAGATAGACCTGATCAAACAAGCGGAAAACCAACAGTCCATTATAGACCTGCTCAACCAATGGCTGGAAAGGATGCCCTTCTTCGAAGAAGCACATAACTGGACGAATTACAAACCAGTCAGCGATATCAGCAACCCAACGGAACACATTTTCTGGGAAGATTATCAGCAGATCTATATTAACAGTCTCGCGGCCGCAGAACAAAGTAATCGCGATCAGTTCAATACCATCTTTACCAAAGATACCCCCGAGGCTGTACGCCAGCTTTCCCCCAGGGCCTGCAGGGCCGCATTGTTCATTATGTTATACAGGGGATACCCCATCCTGCAGTTACCATTTCAGTTGTTGAACAGTTTGCTGGAAATAGATGAACAACTCAGCACCTGGAGATACAGGCATATGAGTATGGTACACCGGATGATCGGTTCACGGATCGGCACAGGTGGCAGCACCGGCAGGGATTACCTGAAAGGCGCGCTGGACAAACATTACATCTTTGCGGATATTGCCCGGCTCACCAGCTTTTTGATTGAAAGAAGAAAACTGCCGGCCTTGAGCACTGAAATGGAGAAAAGACTTGGCTTTAAATAG
- the chrA gene encoding chromate efflux transporter, with protein sequence MFLRHISFLKAVLLHSVTAFGGPQGHLAMMMKTFVQQRKDVTEKELMEYNAFCQLLPGASSSQTLTLIGYKRGGVPLAVLTLLIWITPACLLMGSLSFLLQYMDKRALQVDIFKYVQPMAVGFLAYGSIKAYQISIRSWATVGIMAVAMLTSYFIKSPWTFPALIILGGIISNFSDKRIPGIPEKPKKIQWMNLWLFALIFLLAGFFSELARSENWITRRPFNLFENFYRFGSLVFGGGDILIAMMLEQYVTRAKSKFMSAEELLTGAGIMRAMPGPTFSVSAYVGGMAMRSQGPFAQFLGATLAPIAIFLPSMLLVLFFFPIWNNLKKHVMIYRALEGINAVVVGIMWAATFILFFAVHFTWYNILIMLGTLSLLYFTRFPAPIIVLVCILMGWWFS encoded by the coding sequence GTGTTTTTACGCCACATCTCTTTTCTGAAGGCTGTTTTGTTGCACAGCGTCACTGCATTCGGGGGCCCGCAGGGTCACCTTGCTATGATGATGAAAACCTTTGTGCAGCAGCGAAAGGATGTAACGGAGAAGGAACTGATGGAATACAATGCTTTCTGCCAGTTGCTGCCCGGAGCGTCTTCTTCCCAGACGCTTACGCTTATTGGTTATAAAAGAGGGGGTGTGCCGCTGGCGGTACTCACTTTGCTGATCTGGATCACCCCGGCCTGTTTATTAATGGGGTCCCTCAGCTTCCTGCTGCAGTACATGGATAAAAGGGCGCTGCAGGTAGATATCTTTAAATACGTACAACCCATGGCGGTTGGATTTTTGGCGTATGGGAGCATTAAAGCTTACCAGATCAGTATCCGCAGCTGGGCTACGGTGGGGATCATGGCAGTGGCCATGCTCACAAGCTATTTCATTAAATCTCCCTGGACCTTTCCGGCCCTGATCATCCTGGGCGGGATCATTTCCAACTTTAGTGATAAACGTATCCCGGGCATACCGGAGAAGCCCAAAAAGATCCAGTGGATGAACCTCTGGCTTTTTGCACTGATCTTTTTGCTGGCGGGTTTCTTCTCAGAACTGGCGCGTTCGGAGAACTGGATCACCAGGAGGCCCTTTAACCTTTTTGAGAACTTCTACCGGTTCGGCAGCCTTGTTTTTGGCGGTGGGGACATCCTCATTGCGATGATGCTGGAACAATATGTAACACGGGCGAAATCCAAGTTCATGTCTGCCGAGGAGTTGCTAACAGGAGCAGGAATTATGCGTGCAATGCCGGGACCTACTTTTTCCGTATCTGCTTATGTGGGAGGTATGGCCATGCGTAGCCAGGGACCATTTGCACAGTTCCTGGGAGCTACTTTAGCGCCTATCGCTATTTTTCTGCCGAGCATGCTGCTGGTGCTTTTCTTTTTTCCTATCTGGAATAACCTGAAGAAACATGTGATGATCTACCGTGCGTTGGAAGGGATCAATGCAGTGGTGGTAGGTATTATGTGGGCAGCTACTTTTATACTTTTCTTTGCGGTACACTTTACCTGGTATAATATCCTCATTATGCTGGGTACGCTGAGCTTATTATATTTCACCAGGTTCCCTGCGCCTATCATTGTACTGGTGTGTATATTGATGGGATGGTGGTTCTCTTAA
- a CDS encoding DUF5522 domain-containing protein: MKQLQENIDFYYNEQGYFVFTEKYHKERGYCCGNGCLHCPYDYEKVPDDKKARLLAARRQKNDES, encoded by the coding sequence ATGAAACAGCTGCAGGAGAACATTGATTTTTACTATAACGAGCAGGGATACTTCGTATTCACGGAAAAGTACCACAAAGAACGTGGTTATTGCTGCGGAAACGGTTGCCTGCATTGCCCGTATGATTATGAAAAAGTCCCCGACGACAAAAAAGCCCGTCTCCTTGCCGCCCGCCGTCAAAAAAACGACGAAAGCTAA
- the trmB gene encoding tRNA (guanosine(46)-N7)-methyltransferase TrmB — MGQKKLQRFAEIETFPNVLIYPEGMPGKWKDHFGNNQPLTLELACGKGDYTLGLARLYPGRNFMGVDLKGNRIWKGAKIAMEEQLTNVAFLRTQIDKIEDYFLPGEVEEIWITFPDPFLRKSRARHRLTHPRFLAHYQKIIQPGGTINLKTDSPELYHFTRMVIEATGCTLLEDIPNVYAQEEVSPLLRIQTFYEGMHLADGRIIRFLKFVLPAAPIEWKAVKLDLEDETAAGEH; from the coding sequence ATGGGACAAAAGAAACTTCAACGATTCGCAGAGATAGAAACTTTCCCGAATGTGCTCATCTATCCGGAAGGAATGCCCGGTAAATGGAAAGACCATTTTGGGAACAACCAGCCCCTGACGCTGGAGCTGGCTTGTGGCAAAGGAGATTATACACTGGGCCTGGCCCGTTTATACCCCGGAAGGAATTTCATGGGGGTAGACCTCAAAGGCAACCGCATCTGGAAAGGCGCCAAAATAGCCATGGAAGAGCAACTCACCAATGTAGCCTTCCTCCGTACGCAAATAGATAAGATAGAGGACTATTTCCTTCCCGGTGAAGTAGAAGAGATCTGGATCACCTTTCCGGACCCCTTCCTCAGAAAATCCCGGGCCCGCCACCGCCTTACCCATCCCCGATTCCTGGCCCATTACCAAAAGATCATTCAACCAGGCGGCACCATCAACTTAAAAACAGATTCTCCCGAGCTATATCATTTCACCCGCATGGTAATTGAAGCCACCGGCTGCACCCTGCTGGAAGATATTCCAAATGTTTACGCACAGGAAGAAGTATCGCCATTATTGCGGATCCAGACCTTTTATGAAGGAATGCACCTGGCAGACGGGAGAATTATCAGGTTCCTTAAATTTGTATTGCCCGCAGCTCCCATTGAATGGAAAGCGGTAAAACTGGACCTGGAAGATGAAACAGCTGCAGGAGAACATTGA
- a CDS encoding IPExxxVDY family protein: protein MSVLKLKLDQEQLVEDFFEDTWLAGIMSPARDYQLCWQINQQLGYDFRVNNSLEIKLNKQQRAYYFTVLEYEEPTKSAAHYFYNNHCKAEFLLPELKHVDYIWLIKGNYYQAADVKNLIEECRKVELVQLVSLLDMKDIKNKINLIF from the coding sequence ATGTCTGTACTAAAACTCAAATTAGACCAGGAACAGTTGGTGGAGGACTTTTTTGAGGACACCTGGCTGGCCGGGATCATGTCCCCCGCAAGGGACTATCAGCTTTGCTGGCAGATCAATCAACAGCTCGGGTACGATTTCCGCGTTAATAATTCCCTGGAGATCAAACTCAATAAACAACAACGTGCCTATTACTTTACAGTATTGGAGTACGAAGAACCCACCAAATCCGCAGCGCATTATTTTTATAATAATCACTGCAAAGCAGAATTCCTGCTGCCAGAATTGAAACACGTGGATTACATCTGGCTTATCAAAGGAAATTACTACCAGGCAGCAGACGTAAAGAATCTGATAGAAGAATGCAGAAAGGTGGAACTCGTGCAACTGGTGTCATTACTGGATATGAAGGATATCAAAAATAAGATCAACCTGATATTTTGA
- a CDS encoding alpha/beta hydrolase: MKRFLIVLLLLLQVKAQAQLANYNTTEYWSQFVLERSAMKPVITGDTCLVFVSNRFIHPDSLRFVDEYLDTTSLKYFFLEKLEGKWKVYQAPSLNEAMELLPHKKDIVVYAEGMGKIFTSNVYRAQLMSRQYDVNVVMFDYSSINTTYKPSKNFRIARLNARLSAGQYLQMLQQFQKARQEDQPWISGVKLTTFYHSMGNIILEQMVQQHDISSINSTPFVDNLVINAACVPQRGHAEWVEQIRFAKQIYVHYNQTDLQLKGAHVLTLKKQLGEKASRRQRADNAIYINFHDMVGWQHSYFMNFPYNVKFKLTPAMKDYFSRLFNGQGISSHEALSLFTTSSNQSPAGAHQDIRRQ; the protein is encoded by the coding sequence ATGAAGCGGTTTTTAATAGTACTCCTGCTCCTTCTGCAAGTAAAAGCCCAGGCACAATTGGCCAATTACAATACCACTGAATACTGGTCGCAGTTTGTACTGGAACGGTCCGCTATGAAACCCGTGATCACCGGAGATACCTGCCTGGTCTTTGTCAGCAACCGCTTCATCCATCCGGACAGCCTCCGCTTTGTAGACGAGTACCTGGATACCACTTCCCTTAAATATTTCTTCCTGGAAAAACTGGAAGGTAAATGGAAAGTTTACCAGGCCCCCTCGCTCAACGAAGCGATGGAACTGCTCCCCCATAAAAAAGACATTGTTGTGTACGCAGAAGGGATGGGGAAGATCTTTACCAGCAACGTGTACAGGGCACAGTTAATGAGCAGGCAGTATGATGTGAATGTGGTGATGTTCGATTATTCCAGTATCAACACTACTTACAAGCCCTCCAAGAACTTCCGTATAGCACGTTTGAATGCCCGTTTATCTGCCGGCCAGTACCTGCAAATGCTACAGCAATTTCAAAAGGCAAGGCAGGAAGACCAACCCTGGATCAGCGGTGTAAAGCTGACCACCTTCTACCACAGTATGGGAAATATTATCCTCGAACAAATGGTACAGCAGCACGACATCAGCAGCATCAATTCAACACCTTTTGTAGATAACCTCGTGATCAATGCTGCCTGTGTTCCCCAACGTGGTCATGCGGAATGGGTAGAGCAGATCCGTTTTGCGAAACAGATCTATGTACACTATAATCAAACAGACCTTCAGCTCAAAGGCGCGCACGTACTCACATTGAAAAAACAATTAGGAGAAAAGGCAAGCCGCCGCCAGCGTGCAGATAATGCTATTTATATTAACTTCCATGATATGGTAGGCTGGCAACACAGCTATTTTATGAACTTCCCTTACAACGTAAAGTTCAAGCTTACGCCAGCCATGAAGGATTACTTCTCCCGTTTGTTCAACGGGCAGGGCATCTCATCACATGAAGCACTGAGCCTGTTCACTACTTCTTCAAACCAATCTCCCGCAGGCGCTCATCAAGATATTCGCCGGCAGTGA
- a CDS encoding isopenicillin N synthase family dioxygenase yields the protein MATVNSIPSVDLSDFTSGDPARKAAFVAKLGKAYEEVGFVAVKNHGISDALIADLYKYVQEFFKLPSEIKHSYEIPQLAGQRGYTSFGKEHAKGFDAPDLKEFFQFGQSVEDNDPIAAEYPDNVQVKEVPAFTPTFFQAYRGFEGSGKALLQAIALYLGLDEHYFDDKIHNGNSILRAIHYPPITQEPKSAIRAEQHEDINLITLLVGASADGLQILDKQGNWVPVTSLPEQIVVNVGDMLQRLTNNRLKSTTHRVVNPPREMWNTSRFSIPFFLHPKSNMDLSCLSSCVDKDHPLEYEPITAGEYLDERLREIGLKK from the coding sequence ATGGCTACTGTTAATTCCATCCCTTCTGTTGATCTGTCTGACTTCACCTCCGGCGATCCTGCACGCAAAGCTGCGTTTGTGGCAAAACTCGGGAAAGCTTATGAAGAGGTAGGTTTTGTGGCGGTAAAGAACCACGGTATTTCCGATGCGCTGATCGCTGATCTGTACAAGTATGTACAGGAGTTCTTTAAACTTCCTTCCGAAATAAAACACAGTTATGAAATACCTCAGCTGGCCGGCCAGCGCGGGTATACTTCTTTCGGAAAGGAGCATGCCAAAGGTTTTGATGCACCTGATCTGAAAGAGTTCTTCCAGTTCGGGCAGTCTGTGGAAGATAACGATCCCATTGCTGCGGAATATCCTGATAATGTACAGGTAAAGGAAGTGCCTGCTTTTACACCTACTTTTTTCCAGGCATACCGCGGTTTTGAAGGTTCGGGCAAAGCATTGTTACAGGCCATTGCGCTGTACCTTGGATTGGATGAACATTATTTTGACGACAAGATTCATAACGGTAATTCCATTCTCAGAGCTATACATTATCCTCCCATTACACAGGAACCCAAATCAGCTATCCGTGCAGAACAACATGAGGACATTAACCTGATCACCTTGCTGGTTGGTGCTTCCGCAGATGGTTTGCAGATACTGGACAAACAAGGCAACTGGGTGCCGGTAACTTCCTTGCCGGAACAGATAGTGGTGAATGTGGGAGATATGCTGCAAAGGTTAACCAATAACCGTCTTAAATCTACTACACATCGTGTGGTGAACCCGCCGCGTGAAATGTGGAACACTTCCCGTTTTTCCATTCCCTTTTTCCTGCATCCAAAATCCAATATGGACCTCAGTTGCCTGAGCAGTTGTGTGGATAAGGACCATCCGCTGGAATATGAACCGATCACTGCCGGCGAATATCTTGATGAGCGCCTGCGGGAGATTGGTTTGAAGAAGTAG
- a CDS encoding Lrp/AsnC ligand binding domain-containing protein yields the protein MSHNLNIDKLDLQIISEMMSNAEISYADLGKKLFVSGGTIHVRMKKLQELGIVKGTRLHVDLKMIGYDVIAFIGIFLEKSSLYDTVAKELRKMPEIVRLNYTTGSYSMFAEIICKDITNLRRVLHDELQKIKGIERTETFISLEESFTRTINVVE from the coding sequence ATGAGCCACAATTTGAATATTGACAAACTGGATCTCCAGATCATCAGCGAGATGATGTCCAACGCTGAAATCTCCTACGCGGACCTGGGGAAGAAACTCTTCGTTTCAGGGGGTACTATTCACGTACGGATGAAGAAACTACAGGAGCTGGGTATAGTTAAAGGTACAAGATTACACGTAGATTTAAAAATGATCGGGTATGATGTGATCGCTTTTATCGGGATCTTCCTGGAAAAAAGCTCACTGTACGACACTGTTGCCAAAGAACTCCGCAAAATGCCGGAGATTGTTCGCCTCAATTACACTACCGGCAGTTACAGCATGTTTGCTGAGATCATCTGCAAAGACATTACCAATCTCCGCCGTGTATTACACGACGAGCTTCAAAAGATCAAAGGGATCGAGCGCACCGAAACATTTATCTCATTAGAAGAAAGCTTTACCCGCACCATCAATGTGGTGGAATAA
- a CDS encoding MGMT family protein, protein MDTVHAIVRKIPRGRATSYGAIAESAGIRLSARMVGWAMNAADSANPPIPAHRVVNSKGLLTGAHHFATPTLMQELLENEGIKVVDNQIQDFKTVFWDPAGEPKRKKKKP, encoded by the coding sequence ATGGATACCGTGCATGCCATCGTACGTAAGATCCCCCGCGGCCGTGCCACCAGTTATGGCGCTATTGCAGAATCGGCAGGGATCCGGCTTTCTGCAAGAATGGTGGGCTGGGCCATGAACGCGGCCGACAGCGCAAACCCTCCCATTCCCGCTCACCGCGTAGTAAATAGTAAGGGACTGCTCACCGGTGCACACCATTTTGCCACACCTACCCTCATGCAGGAATTACTGGAAAATGAAGGCATCAAAGTAGTGGATAACCAGATCCAGGATTTTAAGACGGTTTTCTGGGACCCGGCAGGTGAACCTAAAAGGAAAAAGAAAAAACCCTGA
- a CDS encoding 4a-hydroxytetrahydrobiopterin dehydratase, with protein sequence MWQEKENRLNRSFQFTDFKEAFAFMTKVALVAEKLDHHPHWINEYNKVDIFLSTHSAGNVVTDKDRELARLIDTLYKP encoded by the coding sequence ATGTGGCAGGAAAAAGAAAACCGGCTCAATCGCTCATTTCAGTTCACTGATTTCAAAGAAGCCTTTGCTTTCATGACTAAAGTAGCGCTTGTTGCAGAGAAATTAGATCATCATCCGCATTGGATAAATGAGTATAATAAAGTGGACATATTCCTGTCCACACACAGTGCAGGAAACGTAGTAACTGATAAAGACCGTGAACTGGCCCGGCTTATAGACACTTTATATAAACCCTAA
- a CDS encoding SDR family oxidoreductase → MKLSLAGKIAVVSGGSQGLGLASAKELALLGASCILLARNETSLTAAVASLDVSQGQQHNYYVVDFSNPENVQATIQAITDAQIVNILVNNSGGPSGGPILAAEGGAFMKAFEMHVVCNQVLAQAVVPGMKASGYGRIIQIISTSVKAPIKNLGVSNTIRAAVANWAKTLAGELAPFGITVNNVLPGAMTTDRLKSLFKATAESRGVPVQTIADEWKAEIPMQRFGDPAEFGAAVAFLASPAAAYITGINLPVDGGRIPSL, encoded by the coding sequence ATGAAACTTTCGTTAGCCGGAAAAATTGCAGTGGTCAGTGGCGGCTCTCAGGGCCTGGGACTCGCATCAGCAAAGGAATTAGCCTTGCTTGGAGCCTCCTGCATCCTCCTCGCGCGAAACGAAACCTCCCTCACAGCTGCCGTAGCATCTTTAGATGTAAGCCAGGGCCAGCAGCACAATTACTATGTGGTGGACTTCTCCAACCCGGAAAATGTACAGGCCACCATCCAGGCTATCACGGATGCGCAGATCGTAAACATCCTCGTTAATAACAGTGGCGGCCCTTCCGGAGGACCTATCCTTGCTGCGGAAGGTGGCGCTTTTATGAAAGCCTTTGAAATGCACGTGGTCTGCAACCAGGTACTTGCCCAGGCTGTAGTGCCCGGCATGAAAGCCAGCGGATATGGAAGGATCATCCAGATCATCTCTACTTCTGTAAAAGCACCCATTAAAAACCTGGGCGTTTCTAATACTATCAGGGCCGCAGTGGCCAATTGGGCCAAAACCCTTGCCGGCGAACTGGCCCCCTTTGGCATTACCGTCAATAATGTACTGCCCGGCGCCATGACAACAGACCGCCTGAAAAGTCTTTTTAAAGCAACCGCCGAATCCAGGGGTGTTCCCGTACAAACCATCGCGGATGAATGGAAAGCAGAAATTCCCATGCAGCGTTTCGGCGATCCGGCAGAATTTGGTGCCGCCGTTGCTTTCCTCGCCTCTCCCGCAGCCGCTTACATCACCGGCATTAACTTACCTGTTGATGGAGGCAGGATCCCCAGCTTATAA
- a CDS encoding histidine kinase has product MNRILLTCLLFCCSLHFSQPAVAQDTLAINFNAPVNGQDVRSYVSVFHDPAGKYKVKDLQNMTFKNDTPLFHPHKKVLHEVNNIWLKLTIRNTSEIDSLVYFFTGFHDDIEWYAPDNEGRQQLAMHTGMMIDRANVDRWGHYSFPLHVGAGETKTYYFHIINRFYRENAFMPVVYDPIHYAGFRHVEADHYKSEVLVIQVLLGMLLVFLCVTVINYTQLPDRSSLYFAGYILGLIIFFALRLESKPYQLSFFYFCPMFKYYWDIPAMLFCFYFMYMLFGNMFLSLRERFPLMEKCYRYGAIATGILILVCIALIASGDYQTSATIYTWMYFITIIPIAISFVALARRTRHHPLIRFFLFGSISLLVLSVWAYVNNTQPVGFTPIPELVSPYNIMVLGVLLQALFFAAGLSYRNKLAHQEKTKTQEMLIKQLNKNKELQRKLNEQLEELVKEQTTEILRKKLELEEQRKLQLEVEYSKKLAEIELKAIRAQINPHFIFNCLNSIQLFVMQRDYEHAQKYLSDFSYLIRKTLDFSRRNFITLSDEITYLNTYLGLEKMRFENKMSYEIVVDPVIATAELEVPAMLLQPYVENAVKHGMTNEDHASGLLAIHFNQVASDMLECVIEDNGIGIERSRALRSLPSHHQSSGMEISLNRAELLNKMYNTGIQIEIIDKSLKQANDSGTIIRILIPQL; this is encoded by the coding sequence GTGAATCGGATACTATTAACATGCCTGTTGTTTTGTTGCTCCCTGCACTTCTCCCAACCCGCAGTTGCACAAGATACCCTTGCCATTAATTTTAACGCTCCTGTAAATGGACAGGATGTGCGTTCCTACGTCTCCGTGTTTCACGATCCTGCAGGAAAGTATAAAGTGAAGGACCTGCAGAACATGACATTCAAAAATGATACGCCCCTTTTTCATCCCCATAAAAAAGTACTGCACGAGGTAAATAATATCTGGCTGAAACTCACCATCAGGAACACCAGCGAAATTGATTCCCTCGTTTATTTCTTTACCGGCTTTCATGACGATATTGAATGGTACGCACCAGATAACGAAGGCCGGCAGCAACTGGCCATGCATACCGGCATGATGATAGACCGCGCGAATGTGGACAGATGGGGCCATTACTCTTTCCCACTGCATGTAGGGGCCGGCGAAACAAAAACATATTACTTCCATATCATTAATCGCTTCTACCGGGAAAATGCTTTTATGCCCGTAGTATATGATCCCATTCACTATGCAGGTTTCCGGCATGTGGAAGCAGATCATTATAAAAGCGAAGTATTGGTGATACAGGTACTGCTGGGTATGCTATTAGTGTTCCTCTGCGTAACCGTTATCAATTACACCCAGTTGCCGGATCGTTCCTCGCTTTACTTTGCAGGATACATTCTCGGCCTGATCATCTTCTTCGCACTACGCCTGGAATCGAAACCTTACCAGCTGTCCTTCTTCTACTTCTGCCCCATGTTCAAATATTACTGGGACATTCCGGCCATGCTGTTCTGTTTTTATTTCATGTACATGCTCTTCGGCAACATGTTCCTCAGCCTGCGCGAACGTTTCCCATTGATGGAAAAATGTTACCGTTATGGCGCCATCGCAACAGGCATTCTCATTCTCGTATGCATAGCACTCATTGCCTCCGGGGATTATCAGACTTCTGCTACTATCTATACCTGGATGTATTTCATCACCATCATCCCCATCGCTATTTCTTTTGTAGCGCTGGCCCGCAGAACACGCCATCATCCATTGATCCGTTTTTTCCTTTTCGGCTCCATCAGCCTGCTGGTATTGTCTGTATGGGCCTATGTGAACAATACACAACCTGTAGGTTTCACCCCCATTCCTGAATTAGTATCTCCTTATAACATCATGGTGCTGGGCGTATTGTTACAGGCCCTCTTCTTTGCTGCGGGCCTCAGCTACCGCAACAAATTAGCACACCAGGAAAAAACAAAAACACAGGAGATGCTCATCAAACAGCTCAACAAGAACAAAGAGCTGCAACGCAAACTGAATGAGCAGCTGGAAGAACTTGTAAAAGAACAGACAACAGAAATATTAAGGAAGAAACTGGAACTGGAAGAGCAGCGCAAACTGCAACTGGAAGTAGAATACAGCAAAAAGCTTGCAGAGATAGAACTGAAAGCCATTCGTGCACAGATCAATCCACACTTCATATTCAACTGCCTCAACTCCATTCAGCTTTTTGTGATGCAGCGGGATTATGAACATGCACAGAAATATCTGTCGGACTTCTCCTACCTCATTCGCAAAACGCTGGACTTCTCCCGCAGGAACTTTATCACCCTCTCAGATGAAATAACTTATTTAAATACCTATCTTGGTCTCGAAAAGATGCGGTTTGAGAATAAGATGAGCTATGAGATCGTGGTAGACCCCGTGATTGCCACCGCAGAACTGGAAGTGCCCGCCATGTTGTTACAACCTTATGTAGAGAATGCCGTGAAACACGGTATGACCAATGAAGATCATGCCTCCGGCCTGCTCGCCATTCATTTTAACCAGGTAGCATCAGATATGCTGGAATGTGTGATAGAAGATAATGGTATAGGAATAGAACGCTCCAGGGCCTTACGTTCCCTGCCTTCGCATCACCAGTCCTCCGGTATGGAGATAAGTCTTAACAGGGCCGAGTTACTCAATAAAATGTACAACACCGGCATCCAGATAGAGATCATCGATAAATCACTTAAACAGGCCAATGACAGCGGAACCATTATCAGGATACTGATCCCTCAGTTATAG